One Gimesia aquarii DNA segment encodes these proteins:
- a CDS encoding DUF3179 domain-containing protein — translation MESSPQHDSNSNPEVPEPLTDEPTTQRSRPQKPLLLFAVLGISFAGWYGWNHRAEIVAVCLNQSVAQARGTGSSPEDAGFNIKGLTLPNDQVRSGGVPKDGIPALTNPKFMTVAEATFMKPADRLAGVVFEGQARAYPLKIMDMHEAVNDKIGETSFVVTYCPLCDSLAVYDRKGTGGEIEFGISGFLYNSNVLLYDRTGSGKTDGLWSQLMSQSVAGPRVKEKLITLPVELTTWEDWKQRYPQTQVLSTDTGHPRDYQNRAYAGYFSNDALMFDVNKHDDRLPNKTPLLGIWAGDQKRAYPVATFAHLTEVTKIEQELAGKNFTLVYNPNGKTLRVVNADQDVRWMYSFWFAWYAFYPEAELYASATAENKNAVETKQPETTLETKKKQ, via the coding sequence ATGGAATCTTCTCCCCAGCACGATTCAAACTCAAATCCGGAAGTGCCTGAGCCACTAACTGACGAACCTACGACCCAACGTTCTCGGCCACAAAAACCGCTCTTACTTTTCGCGGTTCTGGGGATTTCCTTTGCGGGCTGGTATGGGTGGAATCACCGAGCCGAGATCGTTGCGGTTTGTCTGAACCAGTCAGTAGCCCAGGCGAGAGGAACGGGATCCAGTCCGGAGGATGCCGGGTTCAATATTAAGGGGCTCACACTGCCGAACGATCAGGTTCGTAGTGGTGGCGTTCCGAAAGATGGAATTCCTGCACTTACGAATCCTAAGTTCATGACTGTGGCAGAAGCAACCTTTATGAAGCCAGCCGACCGGTTAGCAGGAGTTGTATTCGAAGGGCAGGCGCGGGCCTATCCTCTGAAAATTATGGATATGCACGAAGCCGTTAACGATAAAATTGGCGAAACCTCGTTTGTTGTTACCTATTGTCCGCTATGTGATTCATTGGCCGTTTACGATCGTAAGGGAACAGGTGGAGAGATCGAGTTTGGGATCTCAGGTTTTTTATACAATAGTAATGTGTTGCTCTATGACCGAACAGGATCAGGAAAAACAGATGGACTATGGTCACAACTGATGTCACAATCCGTCGCGGGACCTCGTGTGAAAGAGAAGCTGATTACGCTGCCGGTTGAACTGACGACCTGGGAAGACTGGAAACAACGTTATCCGCAAACGCAAGTTCTCTCAACGGATACCGGTCATCCACGCGATTATCAAAACCGTGCTTATGCCGGTTACTTTTCCAATGACGCTTTAATGTTCGATGTCAACAAGCATGACGATCGTTTACCGAATAAAACGCCACTGTTGGGAATCTGGGCGGGTGACCAGAAACGCGCTTACCCTGTGGCCACATTTGCGCATCTCACGGAGGTCACTAAAATCGAACAGGAACTGGCGGGAAAAAATTTCACACTGGTTTATAATCCAAACGGTAAAACGCTACGCGTTGTGAACGCTGATCAAGATGTGCGTTGGATGTATTCCTTCTGGTTTGCCTGGTATGCTTTTTATCCAGAAGCAGAGTTGTACGCGTCTGCAACCGCAGAAAACAAAAACGCAGTGGAAACGAAGCAACCAGAAACTACGCTGGAAACAAAAAAGAAACAGTAG
- a CDS encoding PQQ-binding-like beta-propeller repeat protein: MPIRILLSILLSIMLLPFCTSFATAEDWPQWLGPDRASIWTASNIVESFPESGLEVKWRTPVGLGYSGPAVVGDKVYVMDYLKQAGEIVNNPGGTNKLEGEERVLCLSADTGKLLWKHSYNCPYDISYAAGPRCTPTVADGKVYTLGAEGNLYCLDAERGNVIWSKNFKTDYDSKTPIWGHAASPLVDGDTLYCLVGGKGAIAVAFDKNTGKELWRSLENPETGYCPPTMITHNGSKQLLIWHPSALNSLNPKSGKVNWSIPLKPGYGMSVTVPRQKDDFLFVTAIGDEAALIQLGKGEIPSAKIVWKGKPRSALYCCNSTPFIDGNTIYGSDINSGEFVAANLKDGKRIWSTKKITNAGRRDRHATAFIVKHNDKYFLFTEKGDLILADLSPTGYKEIDRFHVLEPTNEAFGRSVVWSHPAFASKSLFARNDKELVRVNLEK, from the coding sequence ATGCCGATTCGTATTCTGCTTTCTATTCTGCTTTCTATTATGCTGTTACCATTTTGCACCTCGTTTGCGACAGCCGAAGATTGGCCGCAATGGCTGGGCCCTGATCGCGCAAGTATCTGGACTGCTTCCAACATTGTGGAATCTTTTCCGGAATCAGGCTTGGAAGTAAAATGGAGAACCCCTGTTGGACTGGGATACAGTGGCCCTGCTGTGGTGGGTGACAAAGTCTATGTGATGGACTATCTCAAGCAAGCCGGTGAGATTGTCAATAACCCGGGCGGCACGAATAAACTCGAAGGAGAAGAACGTGTTTTATGCCTGTCAGCTGACACCGGTAAGTTGCTCTGGAAGCATTCCTATAACTGCCCCTACGACATTTCTTACGCGGCCGGCCCCCGCTGCACACCCACTGTCGCTGATGGCAAGGTCTATACACTGGGTGCAGAAGGCAATCTTTATTGCCTGGACGCAGAACGTGGCAATGTCATTTGGAGTAAAAACTTCAAAACAGACTATGACTCCAAAACCCCAATCTGGGGACACGCCGCCAGTCCATTAGTGGATGGTGACACTTTATACTGTCTGGTGGGAGGCAAGGGAGCCATCGCTGTGGCGTTTGATAAAAATACAGGCAAGGAACTTTGGCGCTCATTAGAGAACCCTGAAACCGGTTACTGTCCGCCCACCATGATTACTCATAATGGATCAAAACAGCTATTGATCTGGCATCCATCTGCACTCAATTCACTCAACCCAAAATCAGGTAAAGTCAACTGGAGTATTCCACTGAAACCCGGTTATGGAATGTCGGTGACCGTTCCCCGTCAGAAAGATGATTTTCTCTTTGTCACTGCAATCGGTGATGAAGCGGCTCTGATTCAACTGGGCAAGGGAGAAATCCCTTCAGCCAAAATCGTCTGGAAAGGAAAACCCCGCTCCGCACTCTATTGTTGCAACAGTACTCCATTTATCGATGGGAATACAATCTACGGTAGTGATATCAATTCAGGGGAGTTCGTCGCAGCCAATCTGAAAGATGGTAAACGCATCTGGTCTACGAAAAAAATCACCAATGCAGGCCGACGCGACCGCCATGCCACAGCGTTTATTGTGAAGCACAACGACAAATACTTCCTCTTTACTGAAAAGGGAGATCTGATTCTGGCCGATCTGTCACCAACAGGTTACAAAGAAATCGATCGTTTTCATGTACTTGAACCAACCAATGAAGCATTCGGCCGTTCGGTGGTCTGGAGTCATCCCGCATTCGCAAGCAAGTCACTGTTTGCACGAAACGATAAAGAATTGGTACGCGTGAACCTTGAAAAGTAA
- a CDS encoding pentapeptide repeat-containing protein has product MSNPEHVKIVRQGTEALTQWQSENQDVILDLSGANLGGAELCEANLHEANLSEANLFHTNLKKANLSKADLSNANLFHADLSESNLRYANLNEANLHDANLSQANLLSADLSKASMFNADFNDANCINVNLKQANLKMAIFKMAILRDANMSQANMSKADLSWCDLSGADLSKADLNTADLSNADLSWCKMSGSKLNETDLTGAILNAADLSLALLQGTNLESTELTNVIVDSRTYFSGCKYNKKSDATGTALRTARFNPITDLSYLEWNMRRHMWETKYQEMPTMKKWAVQAFWWSSDYGNSTQRILACIVGFALLFAMIYSSSIVLDDYIITSELPFVELPDKLVSASIFMRIYSCLYFSCVTMTTLGFGDIHANPLSVTGQALVMLEVLIGYILLGSLITRLSVSFTSVE; this is encoded by the coding sequence ATGTCAAATCCTGAGCATGTGAAAATTGTCAGGCAGGGTACAGAAGCATTAACGCAGTGGCAATCCGAGAACCAAGACGTCATATTAGACTTGAGTGGTGCTAATTTAGGTGGCGCAGAATTGTGTGAAGCGAATTTACACGAGGCAAATTTAAGCGAAGCCAATTTATTTCATACAAATTTGAAGAAAGCAAATCTCAGTAAAGCTGATTTAAGCAATGCTAATTTATTTCATGCTGATCTTAGTGAATCCAATTTACGATATGCAAATCTGAATGAAGCCAACTTGCATGATGCGAATTTGAGTCAAGCCAATTTACTGAGTGCCGACTTAAGTAAAGCCAGTATGTTCAACGCCGACTTTAATGATGCTAATTGTATCAATGTCAATTTGAAACAAGCAAATCTGAAAATGGCGATTTTTAAAATGGCGATTTTGAGAGATGCGAACATGAGTCAGGCAAACATGAGCAAAGCTGACTTGAGCTGGTGTGATTTAAGTGGTGCTGATTTAAGCAAGGCTGATTTAAATACTGCAGATTTGAGTAATGCCGACTTGAGTTGGTGCAAGATGAGTGGTTCAAAATTAAATGAAACTGATTTGACTGGGGCAATCTTAAATGCGGCTGACCTTTCTTTGGCGCTTCTGCAAGGAACGAATTTAGAATCTACTGAACTAACGAATGTGATTGTCGATTCCAGAACCTATTTTAGTGGGTGTAAATATAACAAAAAATCTGATGCAACTGGGACCGCTTTACGAACTGCGCGATTTAATCCCATCACCGACTTAAGTTACCTTGAGTGGAACATGCGTCGTCATATGTGGGAAACCAAATATCAGGAAATGCCAACAATGAAGAAATGGGCGGTGCAGGCTTTCTGGTGGTCTTCAGATTATGGTAATTCGACGCAACGGATTCTGGCTTGCATCGTTGGTTTCGCTCTACTATTTGCGATGATTTATAGTAGTTCGATTGTGCTGGATGACTACATTATTACAAGCGAACTCCCGTTTGTGGAGCTACCAGACAAATTGGTTAGTGCCAGCATCTTTATGCGAATTTATTCATGCTTGTATTTTTCCTGTGTCACAATGACTACACTGGGCTTTGGTGATATTCATGCGAATCCGCTCAGCGTTACAGGACAAGCACTCGTGATGTTAGAAGTGCTAATCGGTTATATCCTACTTGGTTCGTTGATCACTAGATTGAGTGTCAGCTTTACCTCAGTAGAATAA
- a CDS encoding response regulator, producing MGQSILLVDDEPSILKCVRRVLRPLEKKDIVILTSTSAEKAIELIEMHEIDVVVTDENMIGMSGTELLSWITEHSPETKRIVLTGDNSISTAKRAINEGGINAFLTKPFRNAELIETVLSVIQAKDQETRVQAIQKTTILELSEKVEELIFPNLES from the coding sequence ATGGGACAATCCATTTTGCTTGTCGATGACGAACCTAGCATTCTGAAATGTGTTCGTAGAGTGTTACGGCCACTAGAGAAAAAAGACATCGTCATCTTGACCAGCACTTCAGCCGAAAAAGCAATTGAACTCATTGAAATGCACGAAATCGATGTGGTTGTGACTGATGAAAATATGATTGGCATGTCGGGAACGGAATTATTGTCGTGGATTACTGAGCACTCACCTGAGACTAAAAGAATTGTTTTAACCGGTGATAATTCCATCTCGACCGCAAAGCGTGCCATTAATGAGGGAGGCATTAACGCATTTCTGACGAAGCCCTTTAGAAATGCAGAATTAATTGAGACAGTTCTTTCTGTGATACAAGCGAAAGACCAGGAAACCCGGGTTCAGGCAATTCAGAAAACGACGATACTTGAACTTTCAGAAAAAGTAGAAGAGCTCATTTTTCCCAATCTTGAGTCTTGA
- a CDS encoding HD domain-containing phosphohydrolase, which produces MMNPKILFIDDEPHILKAFARLFRKDSFDIITTSSPTEVCELVQNDEFALIVSDQRMPKLEGTKLLEQVRELSPDTIRIILTGYADKEAAIEAINQGSVYRFLTKPWDDHELRNEIKRAIDEHRLRQENKRLQELTLSQNEELRDLNQNLETKVRERTEKVTLLNQQLKQGFIGSIRAMAQLGEMHSSDLGEHAKRVTVTTGQIGKQLGLSMDDLFQINSAALLHDLGKIELPENLLAKPYNKLIPVEQRQVQNHVILGEKIAQMVPSLEKAAVLIRHHHEHFNGSGYPDGLKGEEIPLGSRVIFVADYYDHLANNKSGAQPKSPEAILDSMKEHSGTWFDPQVLSALHKYLLPEEHESALLDYLNKQSVNDTPEVKQTNKKETVQSIHSQNSEVESVTEAEMDVTVEQDLRLRPYELELGMTLSRDLFSNNGGLLLPRGTVLGQRQLENLRSLSLANPISDRIFVNPQPVEEKKNTTSKETPQKTPLQV; this is translated from the coding sequence ATGATGAATCCCAAAATTTTATTCATCGACGACGAACCCCACATTTTGAAAGCATTTGCAAGATTGTTCCGAAAAGATAGTTTCGACATCATCACAACCAGCTCTCCGACAGAAGTTTGCGAACTTGTACAAAATGATGAATTTGCGCTGATCGTATCAGATCAGCGCATGCCAAAATTAGAAGGTACAAAGTTGTTAGAACAGGTCAGAGAACTCTCCCCTGATACCATTCGGATTATTCTGACAGGGTATGCTGACAAAGAGGCTGCGATTGAAGCAATTAATCAAGGTTCCGTCTATCGGTTTTTAACCAAACCCTGGGATGATCATGAATTACGCAATGAAATCAAGCGCGCCATTGATGAGCATCGTTTAAGGCAAGAAAACAAACGTCTGCAGGAATTGACCCTTTCGCAAAATGAAGAACTTCGTGATTTAAATCAAAACCTGGAAACAAAAGTCAGGGAACGCACTGAAAAAGTGACTCTCCTGAACCAACAGTTGAAGCAGGGGTTTATTGGTTCGATCCGCGCAATGGCCCAACTTGGTGAAATGCATAGTTCTGATCTGGGAGAACACGCCAAACGGGTCACTGTGACAACAGGACAGATCGGTAAACAACTCGGACTTTCTATGGATGATTTATTTCAAATCAACTCAGCTGCCTTACTGCACGACCTTGGTAAAATTGAATTACCAGAGAATTTATTGGCCAAACCATATAACAAGCTGATTCCCGTTGAACAAAGACAGGTGCAAAACCATGTCATTCTCGGTGAAAAGATTGCCCAAATGGTACCCAGTCTCGAAAAAGCAGCAGTCTTAATTCGCCATCATCATGAACACTTCAATGGAAGTGGGTATCCAGATGGATTGAAAGGTGAAGAAATTCCTCTAGGATCAAGAGTTATATTCGTTGCTGACTATTATGATCATCTCGCCAATAATAAATCGGGGGCACAACCAAAGTCACCTGAAGCAATTCTGGATTCAATGAAAGAACATTCCGGGACATGGTTTGACCCTCAGGTTCTCTCTGCACTTCACAAATACCTGTTGCCAGAGGAACATGAAAGTGCCCTCTTAGATTATCTTAACAAACAATCTGTGAACGATACCCCCGAGGTCAAACAGACAAATAAGAAAGAAACCGTTCAATCGATTCATTCTCAAAACTCCGAGGTTGAATCTGTAACAGAAGCGGAAATGGATGTCACCGTTGAACAGGATCTTCGCCTGCGACCATACGAACTCGAACTGGGAATGACGCTCTCGCGCGATCTGTTTTCAAATAATGGTGGCCTCTTACTCCCCCGAGGCACAGTACTTGGCCAACGACAGCTTGAAAACCTCAGATCCCTCTCGCTGGCAAACCCCATTAGTGATCGTATTTTTGTTAATCCCCAACCAGTAGAAGAAAAAAAGAACACTACCTCTAAAGAAACTCCCCAGAAGACTCCTCTCCAGGTTTAA
- a CDS encoding HDOD domain-containing protein: MNEKKLNEIFKIVRKVPPLPEVAQELSRLAGDPKATAQDMASVAETDSGLAAQILRVVNSSFFGFSRQINTIPQAIVVLGTHGVRNIALGLAVTALRPNLSKDAPLFKVDDFWRHSLSVAIGARQLAKHLAICDPEEAFLAGLLHDIGKLLLIEAYSDQYIALITTAHSHQLALHTLENAKLGLNHAEVGFALCERWKIPQSVAHTVQNHHFRNSDLSISSEPDQLLFLVNAANNLAKVSGIGFSGNTCATPFGQHFSFTGGSLSEAVQKTLLTLPTEVAHTERLFNITSQQHYPTVSNSAENCVGIVIQDPHLFQTISLLLLSQGIETITVNEQIPSGASMIAVLTDEDTAPETLPDEWSDNTIAYHHAGIVNHDLTHDDSQLEIDIEQLRVWLNDHLTNSAMQETV, translated from the coding sequence ATGAATGAAAAGAAACTCAATGAAATTTTCAAAATCGTGCGTAAGGTCCCCCCCCTGCCGGAAGTCGCTCAGGAGTTGAGTCGATTGGCCGGAGATCCAAAGGCGACTGCACAGGATATGGCGAGTGTTGCCGAGACGGATTCAGGTCTCGCTGCTCAAATTTTACGAGTTGTAAACTCTTCGTTTTTTGGTTTTTCCAGACAAATCAACACAATCCCTCAGGCAATTGTGGTCCTGGGCACGCACGGAGTTCGCAATATTGCACTGGGATTAGCAGTAACAGCCCTGAGGCCGAATTTAAGTAAGGATGCCCCCCTATTTAAAGTCGATGACTTTTGGCGGCATTCTCTGTCAGTCGCAATTGGAGCAAGACAGCTCGCGAAACATCTTGCTATTTGTGACCCGGAAGAAGCCTTTCTGGCAGGCCTCCTGCATGATATTGGAAAACTACTCTTAATTGAAGCCTATTCAGATCAGTACATCGCGTTAATCACAACAGCTCATTCTCATCAACTAGCTCTCCACACCCTGGAAAATGCAAAACTGGGATTAAATCATGCCGAAGTTGGTTTTGCGTTGTGCGAACGATGGAAAATCCCTCAGTCTGTAGCTCATACCGTACAAAATCATCACTTCAGAAACAGTGATTTGTCTATTTCATCAGAACCAGATCAATTACTGTTCCTTGTCAATGCAGCAAATAATCTGGCGAAAGTATCAGGCATTGGATTCAGCGGAAATACATGTGCCACTCCATTTGGACAGCACTTTTCCTTTACGGGTGGATCGCTTTCTGAAGCAGTTCAAAAGACCCTGCTGACACTTCCGACTGAAGTAGCGCATACCGAGCGTCTGTTCAACATTACTTCTCAGCAACACTATCCAACTGTTTCAAATTCAGCAGAAAACTGTGTGGGAATCGTGATTCAGGACCCACACCTCTTTCAAACCATCAGCTTGTTGTTACTGAGCCAGGGTATTGAAACCATTACAGTGAATGAGCAAATACCTTCCGGAGCATCGATGATCGCGGTCCTGACTGATGAAGACACCGCTCCTGAAACCTTACCAGATGAATGGTCTGATAACACGATCGCTTATCATCATGCTGGCATTGTCAATCATGATTTAACTCATGACGACAGCCAACTGGAAATCGATATCGAACAACTTCGTGTCTGGCTCAATGACCATCTGACAAATTCAGCAATGCAGGAGACAGTATGA
- a CDS encoding response regulator, with protein MNQKTILCVDDEINVLRSLKRLLRNEDYQLITANSGTEGLAVLAEQQVSVVISDQRMPEMTGTEFLSQVKEKYPECVRVVLSGYADAATILDSINKGAIYRFLTKPWNDEEIRITIRQCLRQHELLEENRNLTQEIKLQNAELSKLNQRLEDLVGKSTQSLHFSQEVLASIPIPVIGISAEGIIVLVNEAVDQMFPELRDIHLGSDIKDAFSNEIYVTVSDCLSGTKPVETDSLDVFGRQVLAHCKRLTNGEELRGCVLALEEKP; from the coding sequence ATGAATCAGAAAACCATCTTATGTGTCGATGACGAAATCAATGTGCTCCGATCTCTCAAACGATTATTGAGAAACGAAGACTATCAGCTAATCACTGCCAATAGTGGTACTGAAGGACTCGCTGTACTTGCAGAGCAACAGGTCAGTGTTGTGATTTCCGATCAACGCATGCCCGAAATGACGGGAACCGAATTTCTCTCGCAAGTCAAAGAAAAATATCCAGAATGCGTACGCGTTGTTCTTTCCGGATATGCTGATGCAGCGACCATCCTTGATTCCATCAACAAAGGTGCCATTTACCGTTTTTTAACGAAGCCCTGGAATGATGAAGAAATTCGAATCACAATCAGACAGTGCTTAAGACAACATGAGCTGCTGGAAGAAAATCGCAATCTGACCCAAGAGATTAAACTTCAAAATGCGGAGCTCAGCAAACTCAACCAGCGATTAGAAGACCTGGTTGGTAAAAGTACTCAGTCTTTGCATTTTTCTCAGGAAGTTCTGGCTAGTATTCCCATCCCCGTGATTGGAATTAGCGCAGAGGGCATCATTGTGCTGGTGAATGAAGCCGTCGATCAAATGTTTCCAGAACTGCGCGACATTCATCTTGGCTCTGATATCAAAGATGCCTTCTCGAATGAAATCTACGTAACAGTTTCCGATTGCTTGTCTGGTACGAAACCAGTTGAGACAGATTCGCTGGACGTCTTTGGGAGACAGGTGCTCGCACATTGTAAAAGATTAACAAACGGAGAAGAACTACGCGGATGTGTTCTGGCACTGGAGGAAAAGCCATGA